A single bacterium DNA region contains:
- a CDS encoding T9SS type A sorting domain-containing protein, with product MKRAIWLIFLLPALVAAGGTDTGLILVTGGEGTVEELDYGARVSPSAAGCPIPPPPDCDVLWQYHIDDGGPQRNCVAIGCDDGYVWSGGWYGGGKMFEMDGDGVPLWEFDREREFGVAAAEDADVFYGVWHDDRDDSFEVYKFHASSPEPDWTWDGDAAGYAPYSVDRPGRVACSADGGVLAVGGNDGDSLAVMFFAENSPEPISIYEDESLAYSPRQLRLTADGTKCIFRAHAFLYRVDVATGALEDTYDLGASTDCFGVSPDGSVVVYGFGGMNVLGWNGSSYEHLWTYYHPGSNYAGVADVAADDEEIVLVWYSTTYLQNWVTRFNVSDGSEPLWVYETHPGGGDYQDVPAWIELSRDGEWIVVGYWGDQTKANPEVQILRDSKPDGLWFGFYTPGSVFGVDISPGGEYVVSAGKGVHANQMGSGGDIFAGYVDPEAGVAVVSFEAEPAADGVLVRWCVEGAVEVDIQRDGEPLSDSPLPAAGAYLDPGLASGTYAYTLRAYDDTGGYVEAGPIEVEYVRDGDGLWLSTPYPNPAGAGAVLAFNLPEEARVTVALYDVAGRRVATPVDAFLPRGRHSFGLDTAELPPGVYLVRLSADGETVTTRLAVVR from the coding sequence ATGAAAAGAGCTATCTGGTTGATTTTTCTGCTGCCGGCGCTGGTGGCGGCCGGCGGGACCGACACCGGCCTGATCCTCGTGACCGGCGGGGAGGGGACCGTGGAGGAGCTCGATTACGGCGCCCGCGTCTCCCCATCCGCGGCGGGGTGCCCCATCCCGCCGCCGCCCGACTGCGACGTCCTGTGGCAGTACCACATTGATGACGGCGGGCCGCAGCGCAACTGCGTCGCCATCGGCTGCGACGACGGGTACGTGTGGAGCGGCGGCTGGTACGGCGGGGGTAAGATGTTCGAGATGGACGGCGACGGCGTTCCGCTCTGGGAGTTTGACCGGGAGCGCGAATTCGGGGTGGCGGCGGCCGAGGACGCCGACGTCTTCTACGGCGTCTGGCACGACGACCGGGACGACAGCTTCGAGGTGTACAAGTTCCACGCCTCATCCCCCGAGCCGGACTGGACCTGGGACGGCGACGCGGCGGGCTACGCCCCCTACAGCGTGGACCGTCCGGGGCGCGTCGCCTGCTCCGCCGACGGGGGCGTCCTGGCCGTGGGGGGCAACGACGGCGATTCCCTGGCGGTGATGTTTTTCGCAGAAAATTCCCCGGAGCCCATCTCGATTTACGAGGACGAGAGCCTGGCCTACAGCCCCCGGCAGCTCCGCCTGACCGCCGACGGCACCAAGTGCATCTTCCGGGCCCACGCTTTTCTCTACCGCGTGGACGTGGCCACGGGCGCCCTGGAGGACACCTACGACCTGGGCGCCTCCACGGACTGCTTCGGCGTCAGCCCCGACGGCTCGGTGGTGGTCTACGGCTTCGGCGGGATGAACGTGCTAGGGTGGAACGGGTCCAGCTACGAGCACCTCTGGACGTACTACCACCCCGGCTCAAACTACGCGGGTGTGGCCGACGTGGCCGCGGACGACGAGGAGATAGTCCTGGTCTGGTACTCGACCACATACCTGCAGAACTGGGTCACCCGCTTCAACGTCTCCGACGGTTCCGAGCCGCTGTGGGTGTACGAGACCCACCCCGGCGGCGGCGATTACCAGGACGTCCCCGCCTGGATCGAGCTCTCCCGGGACGGCGAGTGGATCGTCGTCGGTTACTGGGGCGACCAAACCAAGGCCAACCCCGAGGTGCAGATTCTGCGGGATTCCAAGCCCGACGGCCTCTGGTTCGGCTTCTACACGCCGGGGTCCGTCTTCGGGGTGGACATCTCCCCCGGGGGGGAGTACGTGGTCAGCGCCGGCAAGGGGGTGCACGCCAACCAGATGGGCTCGGGCGGGGACATCTTCGCCGGGTACGTGGACCCCGAGGCCGGCGTAGCGGTCGTCTCCTTCGAGGCTGAGCCTGCGGCGGACGGGGTTCTCGTGCGCTGGTGCGTAGAGGGGGCCGTCGAGGTTGATATTCAGCGGGACGGAGAGCCGCTCTCGGACTCGCCGCTCCCGGCCGCGGGCGCTTATTTGGATCCGGGATTGGCCTCTGGGACCTACGCCTATACTCTGCGCGCCTACGACGACACGGGGGGGTACGTCGAGGCGGGTCCGATCGAGGTGGAGTACGTCCGGGACGGGGATGGGCTTTGGCTCTCGACGCCCTACCCCAACCCGGCGGGCGCGGGGGCGGTTCTCGCCTTCAACCTGCCGGAGGAGGCCCGGGTGACCGTCGCGCTTTACGACGTGGCGGGGCGCCGGGTGGCGACGCCGGTGGACGCGTTCCTGCCGCGGGGTCGTCATTCTTTCGGGTTGGACACGGCCGAGTTACCGCCGGGCGTGTACCTGGTGCGCCTGAGCGCCGACGGTGAAACGGTGACCACACGCCTGGCCGTGGTCCGCTGA
- a CDS encoding DUF58 domain-containing protein, whose amino-acid sequence MVEAFNPLDPAAVAEIGDLRLRARLVVEGLLTGLHRSPLRGVAQEFVEHRPYRPGDEPRLVDWRVWAKTDRLYVKNFRQEADLRCWLAVDTSASMDYAGGRSRGVTKLGYAVSLAAALAYIVVRQGDGLALAGFGEGIEPYLPPRRGPLQLSIVLSALGGLKTGGRTDFAALARELAARTTRRGLFVIISDLWGDPEALGTSLAALAARKHELLCLHILDPDELEPDFKGALLLEDAEDSSRLPVDGEALALRYRRRAREHFEKISGRLRSAGIDYLRLTTDEPFTGPLRRFLSRRADLVAAVGRRTLRR is encoded by the coding sequence ATGGTCGAAGCATTCAACCCGCTCGATCCGGCCGCCGTGGCCGAAATCGGGGACCTCCGCCTCCGGGCGCGCCTGGTGGTGGAGGGCCTGCTGACCGGTCTGCACCGCTCGCCCCTGCGCGGCGTGGCCCAGGAGTTCGTCGAGCACCGCCCCTACCGGCCCGGTGACGAGCCGCGCCTGGTGGACTGGCGGGTCTGGGCCAAGACCGACCGGCTGTACGTGAAGAATTTCCGGCAGGAGGCCGATCTGCGCTGCTGGTTGGCGGTGGACACCTCGGCCTCGATGGATTACGCGGGAGGGCGTTCGCGCGGCGTGACGAAACTGGGCTACGCGGTGAGCCTGGCGGCCGCCCTGGCCTACATCGTCGTCCGTCAGGGGGACGGCCTGGCGCTGGCCGGCTTCGGCGAGGGGATAGAGCCCTACCTGCCGCCGCGGAGGGGGCCCCTGCAACTCTCCATCGTCCTCTCCGCGCTCGGCGGGCTGAAGACCGGAGGCCGGACGGATTTCGCCGCCCTGGCCCGGGAGCTCGCCGCCCGGACCACCCGCCGCGGCCTGTTCGTCATCATCTCGGACCTCTGGGGCGACCCCGAAGCCCTCGGTACGTCCCTGGCCGCCCTGGCCGCCCGCAAGCACGAGCTCCTCTGCCTGCACATCCTGGACCCCGACGAGCTGGAGCCCGATTTCAAGGGGGCCCTGCTGCTGGAGGACGCCGAGGATTCCAGCCGCCTGCCGGTGGATGGTGAGGCGCTCGCCCTGCGCTACCGCCGGCGCGCCCGGGAGCATTTCGAAAAAATCTCCGGTCGGCTACGCTCGGCGGGCATTGATTACCTCCGCCTGACCACCGACGAGCCCTTCACCGGCCCACTCCGCCGCTTCCTCTCCCGGAGGGCCGACCTCGTGGCCGCGGTGGGCCGTAGAACCCTGAGACGGTAG
- a CDS encoding VWA domain-containing protein → MLQFSAPWLLFALPAALLPLLLYWWKRRQRHRRRFPSLQLVRQTAAEQARRLRLREILLLLLRILALACLVLAAAGPVVRSEGILGGVPERVVVLLDRSLSMTAVDSGGERFERAKSACARYLKLLPAGTPVDLVAFDDHPRPAAESVEPIEALAALGGVEAGLGGTDLASALEFAASRLGTSGGKGVAALFSDLPAACVTGPLAFPYPLLVYPAGISARNGGIKELGARNPLPLAGAELELTASVTGPPRDYRLSTGGQEASLRESVGGRFDMGVVPVDPGWTVIQLTAEPSDAFGVDDVARLAVLVHPAPAVFTLGDAGLLGTALDTAPGLAAGTTDAAGADVLLWNAQRPLSAEQETLVKTRLDGGAGLMIAVPPEDGLAFPPWTGIGSAVRREAAAGYRLGRIPENEVTRPLAGPLGELTRSTVADRIAACALSDEWRVLLRYSGGEPALAYRGFSTGRLLLWLLPYRLQDGTFAATEAFPSLFNQALRFCAYGEAESAAYTAGRVLTVPTSRGGRLTAPDGGETILDGDGPWSVELDRLGVWRLESDAGEQMFAVNAPTGEGDLTVLDPGDYGLLGPSIEVLMSERLTPEAVPVPFPLWRVLLALTVLFLLAELALADARWR, encoded by the coding sequence TTGCTGCAATTTTCCGCCCCCTGGCTGCTCTTCGCCCTGCCGGCGGCGCTCCTGCCGCTCCTGTTGTACTGGTGGAAGCGCAGGCAGAGGCATCGGCGCCGCTTCCCCTCCCTACAGCTCGTCCGGCAGACGGCCGCGGAGCAGGCACGTCGTCTGCGGCTCCGGGAAATCCTGCTGCTGCTGTTGCGCATCCTGGCCCTGGCGTGCCTCGTTCTGGCGGCGGCGGGACCCGTCGTTCGCTCCGAGGGCATCCTGGGCGGCGTCCCCGAGAGGGTGGTGGTCCTGCTGGACCGCTCGCTCTCCATGACGGCCGTGGACTCGGGCGGGGAGCGGTTCGAGAGGGCCAAGAGCGCCTGCGCGCGGTACCTCAAGCTGCTGCCCGCCGGGACCCCGGTGGATTTAGTCGCCTTCGACGACCACCCGCGCCCCGCGGCCGAATCCGTGGAGCCTATCGAGGCGCTCGCGGCCCTGGGCGGCGTCGAGGCGGGGCTGGGGGGCACAGATCTCGCCTCGGCCCTGGAGTTCGCCGCCTCCAGGCTGGGCACCTCCGGGGGTAAAGGCGTCGCGGCGCTGTTCAGCGATCTCCCCGCCGCCTGCGTCACCGGGCCGCTCGCATTCCCCTACCCCCTCCTCGTCTACCCCGCCGGTATTTCAGCCCGGAACGGAGGCATCAAGGAGCTCGGAGCCCGGAATCCCCTGCCCCTGGCCGGGGCCGAGCTGGAACTGACCGCCTCGGTCACCGGCCCGCCCCGGGATTACCGGCTGTCCACCGGCGGCCAGGAGGCGTCGCTGCGGGAATCGGTCGGAGGCCGGTTCGACATGGGTGTCGTACCCGTCGATCCCGGCTGGACGGTCATCCAACTCACCGCCGAGCCGTCCGACGCCTTCGGGGTGGACGACGTCGCGCGGCTGGCGGTCCTCGTGCATCCGGCGCCGGCCGTCTTCACCCTCGGCGACGCGGGGCTTCTCGGGACGGCCCTGGACACCGCTCCCGGGCTGGCCGCCGGGACGACCGACGCCGCCGGGGCCGACGTGTTACTCTGGAACGCCCAGCGACCACTGAGCGCGGAGCAGGAAACGTTGGTGAAGACCCGGCTGGATGGGGGCGCCGGCCTGATGATCGCCGTACCGCCCGAGGACGGGCTCGCCTTCCCCCCCTGGACGGGTATCGGGTCGGCGGTCCGCCGGGAGGCGGCGGCGGGGTACAGGCTGGGCCGGATTCCCGAGAACGAGGTCACCCGACCCCTCGCCGGTCCCCTCGGCGAGCTGACCCGGAGCACGGTCGCCGACCGCATCGCCGCTTGCGCCCTGAGCGACGAGTGGCGGGTTCTCCTCCGCTACTCGGGTGGTGAGCCGGCGCTGGCGTACCGGGGATTTTCCACGGGAAGGCTGCTCCTCTGGCTGCTGCCATATCGGCTCCAGGACGGGACCTTCGCCGCCACGGAGGCCTTCCCCTCCCTTTTCAACCAGGCGCTCCGGTTCTGCGCTTACGGTGAGGCCGAGTCGGCTGCGTACACCGCAGGGCGGGTCCTGACCGTTCCGACTTCGAGGGGTGGGAGGCTCACGGCGCCCGACGGCGGGGAGACGATCCTGGACGGGGACGGGCCCTGGAGCGTCGAGCTCGATCGTCTGGGGGTGTGGAGGCTGGAATCGGATGCGGGCGAACAGATGTTCGCCGTCAACGCCCCGACCGGCGAGGGCGACCTCACCGTTCTGGACCCCGGCGATTACGGGCTGCTCGGCCCCTCGATCGAGGTGCTGATGTCGGAGCGGCTGACCCCGGAGGCCGTCCCGGTCCCCTTCCCCCTGTGGCGCGTGCTGTTGGCGCTGACCGTCCTATTCCTCCTGGCGGAGCTGGCGCTGGCCGACGCCCGTTGGCGTTAG